A portion of the Calliphora vicina chromosome 5, idCalVici1.1, whole genome shotgun sequence genome contains these proteins:
- the LOC135962281 gene encoding dynein regulatory complex protein 8, producing MEMPIQISNELEKRISDAFCIFDHHGDKTIDVREVGTVLRFLGCVPTEQEINEIITATETEDSSGEVHLTRFLPHVSQLLAEHKMEPAEPEKLLEAFHVLDPENRGTLTKEYFGKLMMEEGEPFTQEELDEMMAVAVDPLTGLIPYEFYLNQLMHRPNNSIYDIADKIKAESQFKNTGNTRQTIRNIK from the exons ATGGAAATGCCAA tacaaataTCAAATGAATTGGAGAAACGTATATCGGATGCATTTTGCATCTTTGATCATCATGGTGATAAGACTATAGATGTTAGAGAAGTGGGCACGGTATTACGTTTTCTGGGTTGTGTGCCTACCGAACAAGAGATTAATGAGATAATAACAGCCACCGAAACAGAAGATTCTAGTGGAGAAGTTCATTTGACAAGATTCTTGCCACATGTGTCGCAATTGTTGGCAGAGCATAA aatggaACCTGCTGAACCAGAAAAACTATTGGAAGCTTTTCACGTTTTGGATCCCGAAAATCGTGGCACTCTCACTAAGGAATACTTTGGTAAACTAATGATGGAAGAGGGCGAACCTTTCACCCAAGAGGAACTAGATGAAATGATGGCTGTTGCCGTAGATCCCCTAACTGGTCTAATAccttatgaattttatttaaatcaattaatg CACCGTCCCAATAATTCTATTTATGATATTGCGGATAAAATTAAAGCCGAAtcacaatttaaaaatactggAAATACCAGGCAAactataagaaatattaaataa
- the LOC135961485 gene encoding nose resistant to fluoxetine protein 6-like, translating to MHFLIVVVVFVNLIVFSKFTNIEAKINMTTYRKLPPLYDFDNYDHCLSQPSSTYCIIFAEIESNNDSKLWYDIEKLSSDLFHHFRHENIFFGVCVEQCKQYLNQLPAVEKQRYSRNKPLENEITKYYQRIHKREGDFENRQLYQNILDNCLNYRFQQKFNLSIKTSIEYCEKSQRVQELDSLDITFCIVLVAIIFLNIISSIYDYRLKLQHTLNSENNDFYRNNIEDTGYIHLLTSFSICRNYYRLTATPEKNSKSNDLNFTYAFRVFALFIVILGHCIMLLISIQTQNPEFIENYYYKAKTILFQNGSAIIQIFFVLAGFLLKLKFDEKNMITSESNCKISIFVYIQCFLNRYLRLLPSLVVVILFNATLLIHLVNGPFWRHIAEAEHTFCREYWWRNIFMINNFMLKDSCAPHTWFLAADMQLYELFLFTVILTDKFQTWKKHIYILFGIFAFLIPGSLTYYYKLDAIHFLKPESYRYLYFKDVDTFYLTYPQFYCNMGGYLVGFICAEVYLKNILPQRHIYSKYRGVMKFELTLLAVIFLIGAGLLYSGNLVVHGNIEKPSVWLSLYASLYRNMWSIFGGLILLCMLIKLGWIAYEIACLPIFRILGKISFQSYLWHITVLRVLEGFYRQPVYLNEFYMICQILLAFILTNIVAFVVTLFMEYPISEVVHYLLKPKISNNGNGDIANEMKPHLVQIHM from the exons ATGCATtttcttattgttgttgttgtttttgtaaatttaattgtttttagtaaatttactaATATAGAAGCTAAAATCAATA tgaCAACTTATCGAAAGTTACCGCCTCTATATGATTTCGATAATTATGATCACTGTTTATCGCAACCATCATCAACCTATTGTATAATATTCGCTGAAATCGAATCAAATAATGATAGTAAACTATGGTATGATATAGAGAAACTATCTAGTGATCTATTTCACCATTTTCGccatgaaaatatattttttggagtTTGTGTTGAACAGTGTAAGCAATATCTCAATCAATTACCTGCTGTAGAAAAACAGCGTTATTCTAGGAATAAACCCCTAGAAAATGAG aTCACAAAATATTACCAGAGGATACATAAGCGTGAAGGGGATTTTGAGAATCGTCAGTTATATCAAAACATTTTAGATAACTGTCTAAATTAtcgttttcaacaaaaattcaatttgtcAATAAAGACCAGTATTGAGTATTGTGAAAAATCGCAAAGAGTACAAGAATtag ATTCATTGGATATTACATTCTGCATTGTCTTAGTGGCAATAATATTTCTCAATATTATATCATCTATATACGATTATCGATTGAAACTGCAACACACCTTAAACTccgaaaataatgatttttatagaaataatatTGAAGATACTG gtTATATCCATCTTCTGACATCTTTTTCGATATGTCGTAATTACTATCGCTTAACTGCTACCCcagagaaaaattcaaaatcaaatgaCTTAAACTTCACTTATGCGTTTCGTGTTTTCGCCCTCTTCATTGTAATACTAGGCCACTGTATAATGCTTTTAATATCAATACAAACACAAAATCCGGAATTTATTGAAAACTATTACTATAAAgctaaaacgatattatttcagAATGGTTCGGcgattatacaaatatttttcgttttagCTGGTTTTCtgttaaagttgaaatttgatgAAAAGAACATGATTACAtctgaatctaattgtaaaatTAGTATTTTCGTTTATatacaatgttttttaaatcgTTATTTAag gttaTTACCTTCTTTGGTAGTGGTTATACTATTTAATGCAACTTTGTTAATACATTTGGTAAATGGACCATTTTGGCGGCATATCGCTGAGGCAGAGCATACATTTTGTCGGGAATATTGGTGGAGAAATATCTTTATGATCAATAATTTTATGCTTAAAGATAGT tgcGCTCCGCATACTTGGTTCTTAGCGGCTGATATGCAATTATATGAACTATTTCTATTTACAGTTATTCTGACAGACAA aTTTCAAACAtggaaaaaacatatttatatattatttggaATATTTGCTTTTCTAATACCAGGATCTCTAACATATTACTATAAATTAGATGCCATACACTTTCTAAAACCAGA aagctaccgttatttgtattttaaagatgtcgatacattttatttaacatatcCTCAGTTTTACTGTAATATGGGTGGTTATTTAGTTGGTTTCATATGTGCTGAAGTCTATCTGAAAAATATACTTCCACAAAGGCATATTTATTCCAAATATCGAGGGGTTATGAAATTTGAATTAACACTATTGGCTGTAATTTTTCTAATAGGCGCAGGACTTTTATACTCCGGTAACCTAGTGGTCCATGGAAATATAGAAAAACCTTCTGTGTGGTTGAGTTTATATGCCAGCTTATATCGCAATATGTGGTCAATATTTGGTGGATTAATTTTACTGTGTATGCTAATTAAATTGGGAT ggaTTGCCTACGAAATAGCTTGTTTGCCTATTTTTCGTATATTGGGTAAAATATCCTTTCAGTCATATTTGTGGCATATTACTGTTTTAAGAGTATTAGAAGGATTTTACCGCCAACCTGTCTActtgaatgaattttatatg ATTTGTCAAATATTATTggcatttattttaacaaatattgtggCATTTGTTGTGACCTTATTTATGGAATATCCAATTAGCGAAGTTGTGCATTATCTATTAAAACcaa AAATATCTAATAATGGAAATGGTGACATTGCCAATGAAATGAAACCTCATTTAGTCCAAATTCACATGTAA